The following proteins come from a genomic window of Penaeus monodon isolate SGIC_2016 chromosome 22, NSTDA_Pmon_1, whole genome shotgun sequence:
- the LOC119587168 gene encoding DNA-directed RNA polymerase I subunit RPA43-like (The sequence of the model RefSeq protein was modified relative to this genomic sequence to represent the inferred CDS: added 95 bases not found in genome assembly), producing MDVKVNLEEAKKLLSVPESCLRKVEGELTVLVHPMHSSNIKEGVLEELKALIKRYSKELQGIPMAYEKIQLVSCNGWLFDTNPFNHVVVRAMFYVFTPQIGSILEATVKKKSINHVGCLVHGMFNVSVPRPQDEVVENWCGTYVQEGDVVKITITDLNITTYIPYIKGELDPDRVQELVDARREEEEQKAQDNKKITFDDDSGISSNDHEESVVPQVKKKNKKNKSSSDSDDQNNTVMDDSEDETGEKDGTDESQKKKKKRNQEDGEASNIDLINVVEKKKKKKKKNHQESDDEVNPEENDILDSLLNESIHSNSNDTPKRKKKKRDKSEEEEATKTLSDSETKETKKRKKKHKKRIALSDIEGEVKDTEENDFTDVPGNVLNERMISDCNTTPKRKKKRELEDEEVSITVLNSDPKTKEEKKKHKKNKHRAVERREENEEVNLDEMLDDLKKEVSPSKPSGKTPDAMKPTKSRKRKADEDLDSSRGNKRKKL from the exons ATGGATGTTAAGGTGAATTTAGAAGAGGCCAAGAAATTATTATCTGTGCCGGAATCATGCCTCAGGAAAGTGGAAGGAGAGTTGACAGTGCTGGTCCATCCCATGCACTCCAGCAACATCAAAGAAGGTGTATTAGAAGAACTGAAGGCCTTGATAAAGCGGTATTCAAAAGA ATTACAAGGGATACCCATGGCTTATGAGAAGATACAGTTGGTTTCATGCAATGGATGGTTGTTTGATACAAATCCTTTCAATCATGTAGTAGTTCGAGCTATGTTCTATGTCTTTACTCCACAAATTGGCAGCATATTAGAAG ccactgtgaaaaaaaaatcgataaatcaCGTGGGTTGCCTTGTTCATGGAATGTTCAATGTGTCAGTTCCCAGACCACAGGATGAGGTAGTGGAGAATTGGTGTGGTACATATGTACAGGAAGGAGATGTTGTAAAAATTACCATTACAGATCTAAATATAACCACTTACATTCCCTACATCAAAGGTGAATTGGATCCAGACAG AGTCCAAGAGTTGGTAGATGCCAGacgtgaggaggaggagcaaaaggcccaagataacaagaaaattacttttgatgatgatagtggaatTAGTAGTAATGATCATGAGGAATCTGTTGTGCcacaagtgaagaagaaaaacaagaaaaacaagagcaGTAGTGACAGTGACGACCAGAATAATACTGTAATGGATGACTCAGAGGATGAAACTGGTGAAAAAGATGGTACTGAcgaatcacaaaagaaaaagaagaaaaggaaccaGGAAGATGGAGAAGCTTCTAACATAGATTTAATAAATGTTGTAG aagagaatgaCATACTTGACTCCTTATTAAATGAGAGCATTCATAGTAACTCTAATGAcacacccaaaagaaaaaagaagaaaagagacaaatcAGAGGAGGAAGAAGCCACCAAAACATTAAGTGATTCTGAAACT GAGAATTGCATTGAGTGATATAGAAGGAGAAGTAAAGGATACAGAAGAGAATGATTTTACAGATGTACCTGGTAACGTattaaatgagagaatgattagcgATTGTAATACTACacccaaaagaaagaagaaacgggAACTGGAAGACGAAGAGGTCAGTATCACTGTATTAAATTCTGATCCGAAgactaaagaggaaaagaagaaacacaagaaaaataagCATAGAGCAGTTGaacgaagggaagagaatgaagaagttaATTTAGACGAGATGCTGGATGATCTGAAGAAGGAAGTGTCTCCTTCTAAGCCTAGTGGCAAAACCCCTGATGCTATGAAGCCAACGAAGTCCAGGAAACGTAAAGCAGATGAAGATCTGGACAGTAGTAGAGGTAACAAAAGGAAGAAACTGTGA
- the LOC119587167 gene encoding cytochrome c oxidase assembly factor 5-like: protein MKYYEEAQVSDDKRPCAGIREDLKACLLATDCVRVHRKTPRECLLSNDPSVPQECFALRTTFFECKRSLLDTRQRFRGRKGY, encoded by the exons ATGAAGTACTATGAAGAAGCTCAGGTGTCTGATGACAAACGTCCTTGTGCTGGTATCAGGGAAGATTTGAAGGCCTGTCTGTTAGCCACAGATTGTGTTAGGGTG CATAGGAAGACTCCAAGAGAATGTCTTCTGTCCAATGATCCTTCTGTGCCACAAGAATGCTTTGCGCTTAGAACTACTTTCTTTGAATGTAAACGATCACTG CTGGACACCCGTCAGAGATTTAGAGGACGTAAAGGCTACTAA
- the LOC119587170 gene encoding p53 and DNA damage-regulated protein 1-like has translation MAVSPERIQQQLEEVEAAAEDVISDRQEIVTLDRRRNTNREALRQLKTNKLASQSTGNKSWICVGNMFLKLPNTVVVDCIEKEQKQLDTEINNLRNGLRSKVNHLNDLEAKQNTVGTNLKPLSQDEWKAVKQVLGR, from the exons ATGGCAGTGTCTCCAGAACGTATCCAGCAACAGTTAGAAGAAGTAGAGGCTGCGGCAGAGGATGTTATATCAGACCGACAGGAAATTGTTACACTTGATCGTCGACGCAATACTAACCGTGAAGCTCTGCGACAACTGAAGACCAACAAATTAGCCAGTCAGTCCACAGGCAACAAGAGTTGGATTTGCGTTGGGAATATGTTTTTGAAGCTCCCGAATACAGTTGTTGTAGACTGCATTGAAAAAG AACAAAAGCAGTTGGATACCGAAATCAACAATCTTCGCAATGGTCTGAGAAGTAAAGTGAACCACTTGAATGACTTAGAGGCAAAGCAGAACACAGTTGGAACGAACCTCAAGCCCTTATCACAAGATGAATGGAAAGCTGTAAAGCAAGTTCTTGGTAGATAA